AACGCGCGTTGTTCAGCACGGTGATCCAAAACTTGCCCGATCTCATCTACGTCAAAGACACTGCCGGGCGGTACCTCCTGAACAATCCCGCGCATTTGCGATCCCTCGGCGCGACGCGCCAAGAAGAGGCGCTCGGCAAGACCGCGTTCCACTTTTTTCCGGAGCATCAAGCCGCGCGGTTTTCCGCCAACGAACAGCATGTCATTCACACCGGCAAACCCGTCCTCGACACCGAAGAGACGGCGATGGATCGCCGCACCGAATCGGTGCGCTGGCATCTCACGAGCAAACTGCCGCTGCACGATGGCAGCGGCGAGATTATCGGCATCGTCGGCATCAGCCGCGATGTGACCGAACGTAAATTCGCGCAAGACGAACTCGCGCGCGAAAAAGTCATGTTCGAGCAATTATTCGAAAACGCGCCGGTCGGCATTGTGATGCTCGACGAGCAAGACCGCGTCAAACGCATCAACGCGGCATTCGAACACATCTTTCAATTCACGTTCAGTCAGATCGCCGGCAAACCGATCAACGACCTCGTCGTCCCCCTGAGTCACCGCGTCGAAGCCGCGCGTTTCTCGCGCCGCATTCTCCGCGGCGATACCGTACATGAGGAAAGCGTGCGCCAACGCCAAGACGGCACGCGCGTGGCGGTCGAGATCTATGGCATTCCCGTCTTGCACAAGCACAAGACCATCGGACTGTACGCGATGTATGTGGACATTACCGAACGCAAACGCGTGGAAGAGCAATTGCAATTCGCCAGCACGCACGACACGCTCACCGGCATTTTCAATCGCGCCTACTTTGAAAGGGAACTCGAACGATTGGCGAACGGGCGACAATTTCCGGTCAGCATCGTGATGGTGGATATAGACCGGCTCAAACAAACGAACGATACGCTCGGTCACGCGGCGGGCGATCAACTCTTGCGCGGCGCGGCGGAGGTGTTGCAATCTGCGTTTCGCGCCGACGACATCGTCGCGCGGATCGGCGGCGACGAATTCGCCGTGCTCTTACCCGGCGCGGACGATGTGGCAACCCAACGCGCCGTGACGCGCGTGCGGCGCGCACTCGACCAGCACAACGCCAACCATCCCAACTTGCCGGTCAGTTTTTCGCTCGGCGTGGCAACCGCCAACCCAGATAACAACCTGGCGCACACGATCATTGAAGCGGACACTGCGATGTATCAAGATAAAACGACCCGGCATCTTCAAAACAACGATGAACTACGCGTCGGCGACGCGTAACGCGACGCCGCGCGCCAGTCCTGCGTTTATGCCGGACAAATAAAATCGTTCGCGCGCGCACACCGAGAGGGACCGCATGAATCGTTCGAAACACCGATCCGTCAACCTGACGCGGCGGCAAATCCAGTTTTCGCAGGCGCTCAATCGCGCCGCCGAAATACTGCAACGCGGCGCGCGCAGCGAAACGGACGTGTGCCAGATCATCGGCGAACAGATCGTCGAGTTGGGACTCCACGGGATGCTCGCCATGCTCGACGCCACGCGCGAGAATTTCGTCGTGCGCGCGTTAGCGCAATCCCCCCGCGCGATGCGCGTCATCGCGCAGATCGAACGCGCGACCGGCATGCAGATGCGGGGCTTTAGTTTTCCGGCGACGCAAGTCGAAATCATCCAACAGGTCTTGGTAAAAAGCAAAGCGATTTGGACGCCGCGCAGTTGGGATAGCGTCCTGCAGATGATTCCACCCATCGCCCGTTCGGTCGTCAAGCCGATTGCCAATCCCTACGCCGCACATCCCGGCATTTGCGCGCCCATCCTGATGAACGATCAAGCGCGCGGCGTCTTGCTCATCAGCGGGCAAGACCTCAGCCAAGCCGATCTGCCGGCGATCCAAGCATTCGCCAATCACATCGCGATTGCGATTGAGAACGCGCGCCTGTATACGTCGCTGCGCGCGAGCGAAGAACGATTTCGCGCGTTCATCGAGCAAGGATCCGATCTGTTCTTTCTCCTCGATCCGACCGGCGCGATTCAATACGCGAGTCCATCTACCGAACGACTACTGGGTTACAGCGCCGATCACGCGATGGGCAAGCGCGTGTTCGATTTCATTCACCCCGATGATTTGCCCGAAACGACGCGCGCGTTCGAACATCGCCTCGCTCACCCCGGCGCGGCAGACACCGCGCTCCACGCGCGCGTGCGCCATCGCGATGGCGCGTGGCGTGTGCTCGAAGTGATCGGCAACAACTTGCTCGACAACCATACGATGCAGGGCATCGTGTTAACATGTCGCGATGTGACCGACCGCGCGCGCGCCGAAGAATCCTCGCGCGCGAGCGAAGCGCGTCTGCGGACCGCGTTCGAAAACCTACCGTTCGATTTTTGGGTCTGCAATCGCGAAGGACGTTACATCGCGCAAAATTCCACTTCGCTTCAGCACTGGGGCAACGTCATCGGCAAGTGTCCCGAAGAACTCGACCTGCCTGCCGGCATCTTGGAGAAATGGCGAGCCAACAACACGCGCGCGCTCGCCGGCGAAATCGTCACCGACGAAGCGGAATACATCCAGAACGGTGCGCGCTGCACGTACTTTGAAATCATCTCGCCCGTCCGCGAAGCGGGCGAGATTCAAGGCATTCTCGGCGTCAACCTGGACATCACCGAACGCAAACGCGCCGAGGACACGCTGCGCGCGCGCGAACAATATCTCACGGCGCTCAACGATATTACGCGCGCCGCGCTCGCCGCCCAGGATTTCGCCACGCTCACGCAAACACTCGCCGATCAACTCGGCAGAATGCTCAATTCGGATGAGTGTTTCATCACGGTCTGGGATGCGGAACATCAACGCACGATTCCGGCGAGCGCCTCCGCCGAATCGCGTGACACATATTCACGCGTGCGCGTGCAACCGGGCGAAATGACGATGACCGAGTCGGTCTTGCGCGCCGGACATCCCCTCGTCGCCGAAGACGTGTTCAACACGCCATACATCGCGCCGCGCATCGCCGCCGCGTATCCCACGCGTTCGATGCTGGGATTGCCCTTGATTGCGAACAACCGGAAACTGGGCGCGGCGCTGATCGGTTTCAACTCGCCGCATCATTTTACGGAGGACGAGATCGCGCGCGGCGAACAAGCGGCGCGCCACATCGCGCTCGCGTTCGCGCAAGCCCATCTGCTCCAAGAAACCCGCGCCCGCGCGGCGGAACTCGAAGCCGTGCGCCAAGCCAGCATCACGCTTACCACGTCGCTCGATCTCAAGACCGTGCTCAACTCGATTTTGGATGGCGTCCTACGGCTTGCCAGCGACGCCAACGACACGCACGTTTTTCTGTTCGCAAACGACCATCTCTCCTTTGGCGCGGCGCGTTACGCCGACATCGCGCGCACAACGCCCTGGGCAGAGCCGCGTCGGGACGGCGTCACGTACACGGTCGCGCAAACTGGTCTGCCGTTCATCATTCCGCATACCAGCACGCATCCGTTGTACACCAACACCGATGCGGACTGGGGCGGCTCGATTGTCAGTTTGCCGCTCAAGATCGGTGAACGCGTCGTCGGCGTGATGAACGTCGCGTACTGGCAACCGCGCGAGTTCGATCCCGCGTTCGTCCGCGCGTTGCAACTCCTTGGCGATCAAGCCGCGCTCGCGATTGAAAACGCGCGTCTGTATCAAGCCGAACGCGCGCGCGCCGCCGAACTCGAAGCCGTGCGCCGCGCGACGATCACGCTCACGTCATCGCTCGATCTGGCGAGTGTTCTGCGTTCGATTCTAAACAGCGCGTTTGCTTTGATCCCGCTCCTCAATAACGCGCACATCTTTTTGTATCGCGATGACAAACTCATCTTCGGCGCGGCGCGCGCGGCGGACGATTTTTTGGACGCGCCGTTTGCCGAGCCGCGCGAAAATGGTTTGACCTATTCGGTCGCGCGGAGCGGCGAGATAATTTCTGTACGGGAACAAAAAGAGCATCCCCTTTTCGCCGATCTACCGCGCGATTGGCGCGGCAGCATTATCGGTTTGCCGCTCAAGATCGGCGCGCAGGTCGTCGGCGTGATGAACCTCGCGTTCCAAGCGCCGCGCGATTTAGCACCCTCCGAGGTGGAGACGCTCGGTTTACTGGGCGACCAAGCCGCGCTCGCAATTGAAAACGCGCGCCTGTTCGAAGCCGAACGCGCCGCGCGCGCACAATCGGAAATATTGCGCCAAGCCGCGCAAGCGGTGAGCACCAGTCTCAATTTGTCGGGGCTACTTGAAAGTATATTGGAGCAACTCAAACGCGTGATTCCCAATGACACCGCCTCGGTGTTGCTGTTCGACGCGAACGGCGCGCCGGAATTGATCGCGGGCATGGGCTATGCTAATGAACTCGAAACGAACCGCGCGGCGAAAACCTTGCTCAAGGATAGCCGCATCCTCGCGCAAATGATGCGCGATCAACAGCCGGTCAACCTGCCGGACGTACATCAACATCCGGATTGGATTTGGGTGGAAGGCGCCGAGCACGTCAGCGCGTTTCTCGGTGTGCCCATCATCGCGGGTCAACGCATGATCGGCGTTTTGATGATAGATCACCATTTGCCGAACACGTTCCACGCGACGGATGTTCAACTGGCGCAAACGTTCGCCCAGCATCTTGCCGTACCGCTCGAAAACGCGCGGCTGTTCGAACAAACGCAACAACGCGCGCGCGAATTCGCCGCGCTGTACGAAACCGCGCGCGACCTTGCCGGGCAAACCGAGATGGCGCCCTTGCTCGATACGATCATCGAGCGCGTGATGCGCGCGTTGGACGTGCCCGACGGCGTTATCTATTTGTACGACTCGGCGCGCGATGAATTGATCACCGCTACGCGGCGCGGCTTACCTTTTCCGCTCCACACGCATTTGAGCTCGAGCGCCGGCGTCTCCGGCTTCGTCGTGCGGACGCGTCAGCCGCAGATCATAGACGACTATGAACACTGGGAACATCGTCGTCCGGAATATGCCGCCGCGCCGCTACGCGCGGTCGCCCAGGTGCCCATCCTCTACAGCGGCGAACTGATCGGCATCCTGGGTGTCGCGGAACTAGCACCTTCGACGCGTAAATTCAACGACAACGACCTCCGTTTGCTCTCGCTCTTTGCCAGCCAAACCGCGAGCGCGGTGCATCATGCGCGTCTGCACGCCGAAACGCAACAGCGCGCGCAACAACTCGCCGCGTTGTCCGACATCACGCGCGATCTAGCCACGCAACATGACGCCTCCATACTCATCCAATCCATCACCGAACGCGCCGTCGCGTTGCTCGGCGCGAGTAGCGGCTCGGTTCATCTGTACGATGCAACGCGCGATGATTTGGAACTGGCATTGTCAACCAGATTCCTCTCGGATGTTGGCGTACGCCGCAAAATGAACGAGGGTTTGGTGGGGCGCGTGGCGACGTCGCGCCAAACGATCATCGCGAACGATTACGCGACGATGTCGGATCGTCTGCCGCAATACGATTCAATCGGAATGTCGGCGTTGATCTGCACGCCAATGCTGTACGGCGGCGCGCTCATCGGCGTGTTAACCGTGAATGAATTCGCGCCGAGCACGCGCCGGTTCACGCAAACCGACGCCGACCTGCTCACCTTGTTTGCGGGACACGCCGCGAGCGCGATTCACAACGCGCGCTTGCTCGCCGAAACGCAGCAAGGCGCGGAGCAACTCGCCTGGTAGTACCACGCCGGGCTGGCGCTCAATCATGCGCTCGATCCGAACGCGCAACTGCGCGCGCTCCTCGAAAGTGCGATGAAAGCATTGCGCGCCGAGCGCGTGCGATTCGCCCGCTGGGATCCGGCGACCGGCGAAGACCGGGTCGAACTGAGTATCGGCTATGCGCCGGAAATCGAAGAACGCTTTCTCCAAGTTTGCTTTTCTAGCGACAGCGCGTCCAGTCTTTCGGGCTGGGTCCTGAGCAACCATGCGCCACTCAACGTACCCGACGTTTCCGCTGATCCGCGTTATGTGATCGTGGATCCACAAATCCGTTCCGGACTGTGGGTGCCCATCGAACACGAAGGCGCACCGCGCGGCACGCTCGCCGTGTTGAGCACGCGCCCGGACGCGTTCACCGAACCGGACGAAAAATTATTAACCTTGTTCGCGAGTCAACTCGCCGCCGCGATGGAGAACGCGCGCCTGTTTCAAGAAACTAAACGCCGGCTCGCAGAACTGGAAGCCGTCAATCGCATTTCGACGGCGTTGCGCACCGCACAAACGATTGACACAATGGTGCCGCTCTTTTTGCGTGAAGCCGCGGAGGCGCTCGACTCGACCCAATCCAGTTTATGGCTGTACGATCCCGCGCGT
This is a stretch of genomic DNA from Chloroflexota bacterium. It encodes these proteins:
- a CDS encoding PAS domain S-box protein, whose protein sequence is MTNARILIVEDEVIAAKSLELRLTRLGYTVVGSVGFGEHAVSIAQTERTDLVLMDINLRGAMDGIQAADQIRAQLDIPVIFTTAHDDDETLHRAKITDPFGYLVKPFQTREIYTAIEMALYKHATDRKLRESEQRYRIISELVSDFAYSGRVHPDRTMTIEWITEAFQKTFGYSTAQLNTLDAILPAVYLDDQPLMQARDRDVFAGTARVDEYRVATPDGAVRWVRHYVRPIWSDAEQRVVHLYGGAQDVTERKNVEQALANERALFSTVIQNLPDLIYVKDTAGRYLLNNPAHLRSLGATRQEEALGKTAFHFFPEHQAARFSANEQHVIHTGKPVLDTEETAMDRRTESVRWHLTSKLPLHDGSGEIIGIVGISRDVTERKFAQDELAREKVMFEQLFENAPVGIVMLDEQDRVKRINAAFEHIFQFTFSQIAGKPINDLVVPLSHRVEAARFSRRILRGDTVHEESVRQRQDGTRVAVEIYGIPVLHKHKTIGLYAMYVDITERKRVEEQLQFASTHDTLTGIFNRAYFERELERLANGRQFPVSIVMVDIDRLKQTNDTLGHAAGDQLLRGAAEVLQSAFRADDIVARIGGDEFAVLLPGADDVATQRAVTRVRRALDQHNANHPNLPVSFSLGVATANPDNNLAHTIIEADTAMYQDKTTRHLQNNDELRVGDA
- a CDS encoding GAF domain-containing protein produces the protein MNRSKHRSVNLTRRQIQFSQALNRAAEILQRGARSETDVCQIIGEQIVELGLHGMLAMLDATRENFVVRALAQSPRAMRVIAQIERATGMQMRGFSFPATQVEIIQQVLVKSKAIWTPRSWDSVLQMIPPIARSVVKPIANPYAAHPGICAPILMNDQARGVLLISGQDLSQADLPAIQAFANHIAIAIENARLYTSLRASEERFRAFIEQGSDLFFLLDPTGAIQYASPSTERLLGYSADHAMGKRVFDFIHPDDLPETTRAFEHRLAHPGAADTALHARVRHRDGAWRVLEVIGNNLLDNHTMQGIVLTCRDVTDRARAEESSRASEARLRTAFENLPFDFWVCNREGRYIAQNSTSLQHWGNVIGKCPEELDLPAGILEKWRANNTRALAGEIVTDEAEYIQNGARCTYFEIISPVREAGEIQGILGVNLDITERKRAEDTLRAREQYLTALNDITRAALAAQDFATLTQTLADQLGRMLNSDECFITVWDAEHQRTIPASASAESRDTYSRVRVQPGEMTMTESVLRAGHPLVAEDVFNTPYIAPRIAAAYPTRSMLGLPLIANNRKLGAALIGFNSPHHFTEDEIARGEQAARHIALAFAQAHLLQETRARAAELEAVRQASITLTTSLDLKTVLNSILDGVLRLASDANDTHVFLFANDHLSFGAARYADIARTTPWAEPRRDGVTYTVAQTGLPFIIPHTSTHPLYTNTDADWGGSIVSLPLKIGERVVGVMNVAYWQPREFDPAFVRALQLLGDQAALAIENARLYQAERARAAELEAVRRATITLTSSLDLASVLRSILNSAFALIPLLNNAHIFLYRDDKLIFGAARAADDFLDAPFAEPRENGLTYSVARSGEIISVREQKEHPLFADLPRDWRGSIIGLPLKIGAQVVGVMNLAFQAPRDLAPSEVETLGLLGDQAALAIENARLFEAERAARAQSEILRQAAQAVSTSLNLSGLLESILEQLKRVIPNDTASVLLFDANGAPELIAGMGYANELETNRAAKTLLKDSRILAQMMRDQQPVNLPDVHQHPDWIWVEGAEHVSAFLGVPIIAGQRMIGVLMIDHHLPNTFHATDVQLAQTFAQHLAVPLENARLFEQTQQRAREFAALYETARDLAGQTEMAPLLDTIIERVMRALDVPDGVIYLYDSARDELITATRRGLPFPLHTHLSSSAGVSGFVVRTRQPQIIDDYEHWEHRRPEYAAAPLRAVAQVPILYSGELIGILGVAELAPSTRKFNDNDLRLLSLFASQTASAVHHARLHAETQQRAQQLAALSDITRDLATQHDASILIQSITERAVALLGASSGSVHLYDATRDDLELALSTRFLSDVGVRRKMNEGLVGRVATSRQTIIANDYATMSDRLPQYDSIGMSALICTPMLYGGALIGVLTVNEFAPSTRRFTQTDADLLTLFAGHAASAIHNARLLAETQQGAEQLAW